In one window of Nicotiana tabacum cultivar K326 chromosome 12, ASM71507v2, whole genome shotgun sequence DNA:
- the LOC107787047 gene encoding cysteine proteinase 15A-like precursor (The RefSeq protein has 2 substitutions compared to this genomic sequence) gives MERLFLLSLLAFVLFSSAIAFSDEDPLIRQVVSETDDSHLLNAEHHFSLFKSKFGKIYASEEEHDHRFKVFKANLRRARRHQLLDPSAEHGITKFSDLTPSEFRRTYLGLHKPKPKLNAEKAPILPTSDLPADFDWRDHGAVTGVKNQGSCGSCWSFSTTGAVEGAHFLATGELVSLSEQQLVDCDHECDPEQQDACDAGCGGGLMTTAFEYTLKAGGLQLEKDYPYTGKDGKCHFDKSKIAAAVTNFSVIGLDEDQIAANLVKHGPLAVGINAAWMQTYVGGVSCPLICFKRQDHGVLLVGYGSHGFAPIRLKEKAYWIIKNSWGENWGEHGYYKICRGHNICGVDAMVSTVTAAHTTNPNL, from the exons ATGGAACGTCTATTTCTCTTATCTCTTCTCGCTTTCGTACTTTTCTCGTCGGCGATAGCGTTCTCCGACGAGGATCCGTTGATCCGGCAAGTCGTGTCCGAAACCGACGACAGTCATCTGTTAAACGCCGAACATCACTTTTCACTTTTCAAGTCAAAGTTCGGAAAGATCTACGCTTCGGAAGAGGAACATGACCACAGGTTCAAGGTATTCAAGGCGAACCTCCGCCGTGCCCGGCGTCATCAGCTCCTTGACCCTTCTGCCGAACACGGTATTACGAAGTTCTCCGATCTTACTCCGTCGGAGTTTCGCCGGACTTACCTCGGACTTCACAAACCAAAACCTAAGTTTAACGCTGAAAAAGCTCCAATCCTCCCGACTTCCGATCTTCCAGCTGATTATGACTGGCGTGACCACGGCGCCGTCACCGGCGTAAAAAATCAG GGCTCGTGCGGTTCATGCTGGTCGTTCAGTACAACAGGAGCGGTGGAAGGAGCTCACTTTTTGGCGACGGGAGAGCTGGTGAGCCTTAGTGAACAGCAGCTTGTGGACTGTGACCATGAG TGTGACCCGGAGCAACAAGATGCTTGTGATGCAGGTTGCGGTGGTGGTCTTATGACTACTGCCTTTGAGTACACCCTGAAAGCTGGAGGTCTTCAACTGGAGAAAGACTATCCTTACACTGGCAAGGATGGCAAGTGCCACTTTGACAAGAGCAAAATTGCTGCCGCTGTGACTAACTTCAGTGTTATTGGTCTTGATGAAGACCAAATTGCTGCCAACCTGGTTAAACATGGTCCTCTTGCAG TGGGGATCAATGCTGCTTGGATGCAGACATACGTTGGAGGAGTTTCGTGCCCATTAATCTGCTTCAAGCGTCAGGATCACGGAGTGCTCTTGGTAGGTTATGGTTCTCATGGCTTTGCTCCTATCAGACTCAAGGAAAAGGCTTACTGGATCATCAAGAATTCTTGGGGAGAAAACTGGGGAGAGCATGGATATTACAAGATTTGCAGGGGTCACAATATCTGTGGAGTTGATGCCATGGTCTCTACTGTGACTGCTGCCCATACTACTAATCCTAACCTGTGA